A window from Falsibacillus albus encodes these proteins:
- a CDS encoding DedA family protein, giving the protein MKEFILSVLNTLSDLGYFGIALGLMIEVIPSEFVLGYGGYLISIEKINFIGAVIAGTIGGTIAQLFLYWLGSYGGRPFLEKYGKFLLINKHHIDVSENWFEKYGPGVIFSARFIPVVRHAISIPAGIAKMSFRKFTLYTVAAIIPWTIFFLYLGMVLGDNWMQIKEKAHPYVLPSIIVALIIGIIYFSVKGMQKKNR; this is encoded by the coding sequence ATGAAAGAGTTTATCTTATCTGTTTTAAATACCTTGTCGGATCTTGGTTACTTCGGAATCGCGCTGGGTTTGATGATTGAAGTCATTCCGAGTGAGTTCGTCTTGGGATACGGCGGTTATCTCATTTCCATTGAGAAAATCAATTTTATTGGAGCTGTCATCGCGGGCACCATCGGAGGCACGATTGCACAATTGTTCCTATATTGGCTCGGATCATATGGAGGAAGACCTTTTTTGGAGAAATACGGAAAATTTCTTTTGATCAATAAACATCATATTGATGTATCAGAGAATTGGTTTGAAAAATATGGGCCGGGTGTCATTTTCAGCGCACGATTCATTCCAGTTGTTAGACATGCCATTTCCATACCGGCAGGAATTGCCAAGATGTCCTTTCGGAAGTTTACATTATATACAGTTGCTGCCATCATTCCATGGACGATATTTTTCTTGTATTTAGGAATGGTCCTTGGGGACAATTGGATGCAAATCAAAGAAAAGGCTCATCCGTATGTGCTGCCTTCCATCATTGTGGCATTGATTATCGGCATCATTTATTTTTCCGTTAAGGGAATGCAAAAGAAAAATAGATAA
- a CDS encoding DMT family transporter: protein MTAKLPYIQIIIGASLWGIIGIFVNNLYTYGYTPMQVVAIRVSAAALILVGFALFKNHRIPKISLSDVKYFVGTGILSIVFFNWCLFFTIKESGLTVAAVLLYTAPAFVMLLSAILFQERITPSKMIALLTSIMGCSFVVGLLPGFDADITMVGFLSGIGAGVGYALYSIFGKFALLKYDSFTVTFYTFLFAAVFMLPISKLWEKGDVLTNPGAVINICCLGLLSTVLAYIFYTKGLETVESSRASIMATIEPVIAVLAGVIFFKETLTIWQTAGVFLIIFSVIIIQDKKEIEELRESQFHS from the coding sequence TTGACGGCTAAATTGCCTTATATACAGATCATTATCGGCGCATCTTTGTGGGGGATCATCGGGATATTTGTGAATAATCTTTATACATATGGATATACACCTATGCAAGTGGTGGCAATTAGGGTGTCAGCAGCTGCACTCATACTTGTCGGGTTCGCGTTATTCAAAAATCATCGCATTCCAAAGATTTCCCTTTCCGATGTCAAATATTTTGTCGGGACAGGGATCCTTAGCATCGTATTTTTTAATTGGTGCCTTTTTTTCACCATAAAGGAATCAGGCTTGACGGTTGCAGCCGTACTTTTATACACAGCGCCTGCATTTGTTATGCTGTTATCAGCGATTCTATTTCAAGAGAGGATAACTCCTTCCAAGATGATTGCACTCCTTACATCTATTATGGGATGTTCATTTGTCGTTGGATTGCTGCCCGGCTTTGACGCAGATATTACGATGGTCGGCTTTCTTTCAGGCATAGGGGCGGGGGTAGGGTATGCTCTATATAGCATTTTCGGAAAATTCGCCCTTCTGAAGTACGATTCATTTACAGTAACCTTCTACACATTTCTTTTCGCGGCCGTTTTCATGCTTCCAATCAGCAAGCTATGGGAAAAAGGAGATGTGCTCACCAATCCCGGGGCTGTTATTAATATTTGTTGTCTTGGACTCCTGTCTACAGTCCTGGCATATATTTTCTATACAAAAGGACTTGAGACGGTGGAATCAAGCAGGGCGTCAATTATGGCAACAATTGAACCAGTCATTGCTGTATTGGCGGGTGTTATCTTTTTTAAAGAAACGCTCACAATTTGGCAAACTGCAGGAGTATTTTTGATTATTTTCTCTGTTATCATCATTCAGGATAAAAAGGAAATAGAGGAATTAAGAGAGAGTCAATTTCATTCGTAA
- a CDS encoding FTR1 family iron permease, giving the protein MKDKILIILCTLLLSASVLFLPGGAAAADKGNGFSTYSQILMTDAGKKDNEKLQEDFRMLKDSWNKQKLEVKNESKYAYTMLQSGIASISLALIDGNHKKIKRAVRQFNILVKAYDSGDLNEPGQNIKKIDLESYLSLIKKTQTALEHHDYVSISYVQQLQENWLSVEGNVVSQSKKAYNDSEKRLLIIRSYVEKKDYKKASDVLDQMSRDLAPLAEHTYGIWDAAMIPIREGLEALLVIGALLAITGRSKSKKDTHWVLGGAAAGLLASGIIGIIVGYVLSSSAFGKNNFLLNGISGVLASLMLLYVTYWLHRNSNIQKWNAYIKGKTKDALNGGRKMAFFFISFLAILREGAETVIFLIGMIQKMSVQDLLTGIGIGLAILLVVGTAIIKCGVNIPIKPFFLVSSIIVFYLSIKFLGTGIHSLQLSGYIPVNTVDYLIGIDWLGIYPSWYSSIPQLIMIVFILVMIMIKKGGQKK; this is encoded by the coding sequence ATGAAAGATAAAATCCTGATTATCCTATGCACTTTGTTATTGTCCGCAAGTGTCTTGTTTCTGCCGGGAGGAGCTGCAGCAGCGGATAAAGGAAATGGTTTTTCTACATATTCACAAATATTGATGACAGATGCTGGAAAGAAAGATAACGAAAAGCTTCAAGAAGACTTTCGAATGTTGAAGGACAGCTGGAACAAACAAAAACTTGAAGTTAAAAATGAATCGAAATATGCATACACGATGCTCCAGTCTGGGATCGCATCCATTTCTCTCGCATTGATCGATGGGAATCACAAAAAGATAAAACGGGCAGTACGCCAATTTAACATTCTCGTAAAGGCGTATGATAGTGGTGATTTGAATGAACCTGGTCAAAATATAAAAAAGATAGATTTAGAGAGTTATCTGTCCCTGATCAAGAAAACTCAAACGGCACTCGAACATCATGATTATGTGTCGATCTCCTATGTGCAGCAGCTTCAGGAAAACTGGCTGAGTGTTGAAGGGAATGTGGTGAGCCAATCCAAAAAAGCTTATAACGATTCTGAAAAAAGGCTATTGATTATACGTTCGTATGTTGAAAAAAAAGATTACAAAAAAGCAAGCGATGTATTAGATCAAATGTCTAGAGATCTTGCGCCTTTAGCAGAACATACATATGGCATTTGGGATGCAGCGATGATACCGATTAGAGAAGGTCTGGAAGCTCTCCTTGTGATTGGTGCCTTATTGGCTATAACAGGCAGGTCGAAATCCAAGAAGGATACTCACTGGGTATTGGGCGGTGCTGCAGCAGGGCTTCTTGCCAGTGGAATCATCGGCATCATTGTCGGTTATGTATTATCATCCTCAGCATTTGGGAAGAACAATTTTCTCCTGAATGGCATATCAGGTGTACTGGCAAGTCTGATGCTTCTATATGTTACATATTGGCTCCATCGAAATTCAAATATTCAAAAGTGGAACGCATATATCAAAGGAAAAACAAAGGACGCACTAAATGGCGGAAGGAAGATGGCATTTTTCTTCATATCCTTTTTAGCGATATTGAGAGAGGGGGCTGAAACGGTCATTTTCTTGATCGGGATGATCCAGAAGATGAGTGTGCAGGACCTGTTAACGGGAATTGGAATCGGCCTTGCAATATTGTTGGTGGTTGGGACTGCCATCATTAAATGTGGTGTCAATATTCCGATTAAACCATTTTTCTTGGTTTCTAGCATCATTGTATTTTATTTATCGATAAAATTTCTTGGGACGGGAATTCATAGTCTGCAATTATCAGGATACATTCCGGTCAATACAGTGGATTATCTAATCGGGATCGATTGGCTTGGCATTTATCCAAGCTGGTACAGCAGCATCCCGCAATTAATCATGATTGTTTTCATCCTGGTGATGATCATGATCAAAAAAGGTGGCCAAAAGAAATAA
- the efeO gene encoding iron uptake system protein EfeO, giving the protein MKINKVLSTAFCLSLLTVSVLGGCSEQKESQPASVHQESKSDDLKKQTKELKDQLTKLEQSVKDEHVNDVKKQGKAMNNQWLSFENEVRNQYPLLYTDVEKYLQPIYIEATKDSVDLEKVKANLKPLKKALSNLENAKENAVKASTALDQAVKDYKAYVLDQTSKLTVATKEFTDAVRAKDLTAAKTAYVYARVYYERIEPIAESFGDLDPKIDAREGDVDQADWSGFHRLEKAIWERGNLEGTAEYADQLDKDVNELHDKMKSVELNPTQVVAGSMELLNEAAISKVTGEEERYSHIDLVDLAANVEGSKAVYHAILPALTAPNSDLADKLDEQFTKMENALRNYQKNDRYMAYNELSKDQVRGLSQELNVLSELMAQTAEVFQ; this is encoded by the coding sequence ATGAAAATTAATAAAGTGCTATCAACGGCATTCTGCCTATCCTTACTAACCGTTTCAGTATTGGGGGGATGTTCGGAGCAAAAGGAAAGTCAACCTGCTTCTGTACATCAAGAGAGCAAATCCGATGATTTGAAGAAGCAAACAAAAGAATTAAAAGATCAGCTGACAAAACTGGAGCAGTCGGTTAAAGATGAACATGTAAATGATGTGAAAAAACAAGGAAAAGCGATGAACAATCAATGGCTTTCCTTTGAAAATGAAGTAAGAAATCAATATCCCCTTCTTTATACCGATGTTGAAAAATACCTTCAGCCAATTTATATAGAGGCAACAAAAGATTCTGTTGATTTAGAAAAGGTAAAAGCTAATCTGAAACCATTGAAAAAGGCTTTGTCTAATTTGGAAAATGCGAAGGAAAATGCCGTGAAAGCTTCAACGGCTTTGGATCAAGCGGTAAAGGATTACAAAGCATATGTCCTTGATCAAACTTCGAAACTGACGGTCGCGACAAAGGAATTCACGGATGCCGTAAGAGCCAAGGATTTAACAGCTGCTAAGACTGCCTATGTATATGCCCGAGTATATTATGAACGAATCGAACCGATTGCAGAGAGTTTTGGTGACTTGGATCCGAAAATCGACGCTCGCGAAGGTGATGTCGATCAAGCTGATTGGTCAGGTTTCCATCGGCTGGAAAAAGCGATTTGGGAACGTGGAAACTTGGAAGGTACCGCTGAATATGCCGACCAGCTTGATAAAGATGTGAATGAGCTGCATGACAAAATGAAATCTGTGGAATTGAATCCTACACAAGTCGTCGCTGGATCCATGGAGCTTCTAAATGAAGCAGCCATTTCTAAAGTTACTGGTGAAGAGGAGAGATATTCACATATCGATTTAGTCGATCTTGCTGCCAATGTCGAGGGTTCCAAAGCCGTGTATCATGCCATACTCCCAGCACTGACAGCCCCAAATTCCGATCTTGCCGATAAACTCGACGAACAATTCACCAAAATGGAGAATGCTCTAAGAAACTATCAAAAAAATGATCGATACATGGCATATAATGAGCTTTCCAAAGATCAAGTGAGGGGATTGAGCCAGGAGTTGAATGTATTGTCCGAACTTATGGCACAAACGGCTGAAGTATTTCAATAA
- the efeB gene encoding iron uptake transporter deferrochelatase/peroxidase subunit, which produces MNKEAATEKNKISRRELLKLSAFAGAGIAVGASGLGTFSMFADQLFGKTQNASANEMTVPFYGAHQAGIIHPQQTYSYTASFNLLTESKSDVIKLFKKWTEMAETFSKGNSYAKGFSNDWLPPKDTGEANDLSAAHLTVTFGFGPGFFQKNGLSRYGIGHLKPKHLKSIPSMPGDDFEDGFTGGDVCIQICASIQQVAFHALRNFIKNSIGTAEVNWMQAGFLNASEGKTGRNLFGFKDGTANLSPKDKPKQNKIIWADEKEPSWMIGGTYMAVRKIRMFLEVWDRSSLKDQEDTFGRKKDSGAPFGQIHEKDPVLLNKMPVDSHVRLAKSTKQEIFRRAYSYTDGVDPKTGSINAGLFFVSFQQNPDKQFIPMLKLMSQKDKLNEYTKHVGSAMFACPGGIKKGGYVGQRLLEGTLF; this is translated from the coding sequence ATGAACAAAGAGGCTGCAACAGAAAAAAACAAAATTTCAAGAAGGGAACTTTTGAAGTTATCTGCATTTGCAGGGGCCGGAATTGCGGTGGGAGCAAGTGGCCTTGGAACTTTTTCAATGTTTGCCGATCAACTATTCGGCAAAACGCAAAATGCCTCTGCGAATGAGATGACCGTACCCTTCTATGGAGCACACCAAGCGGGTATCATTCATCCTCAGCAAACTTATTCATATACCGCATCCTTCAATTTATTGACTGAAAGCAAGTCTGATGTAATCAAGCTTTTTAAAAAATGGACAGAAATGGCCGAGACATTTTCGAAGGGGAATTCTTATGCAAAAGGCTTCTCCAATGACTGGCTGCCTCCAAAAGATACAGGGGAAGCCAATGATCTATCTGCTGCACACTTAACAGTAACGTTCGGTTTTGGCCCGGGATTTTTTCAAAAGAATGGTCTCAGCCGATATGGCATTGGCCACTTGAAGCCTAAGCATTTAAAAAGCATTCCATCCATGCCTGGTGATGATTTTGAAGATGGCTTTACCGGCGGGGATGTTTGCATCCAAATTTGTGCCAGCATTCAGCAAGTGGCTTTTCATGCATTGCGAAACTTCATCAAGAATTCGATCGGAACGGCAGAAGTAAATTGGATGCAGGCAGGATTTTTGAATGCGTCAGAAGGAAAAACCGGCCGTAATCTATTCGGCTTCAAGGATGGTACGGCGAATTTATCTCCTAAGGATAAACCTAAACAAAACAAAATCATTTGGGCGGATGAAAAGGAGCCCTCATGGATGATTGGGGGAACCTATATGGCTGTCCGAAAAATAAGGATGTTCCTAGAAGTGTGGGACCGGTCTTCATTAAAGGACCAGGAAGACACATTCGGCAGGAAAAAAGACAGTGGTGCACCATTTGGGCAAATCCATGAAAAAGATCCTGTCTTGTTGAACAAAATGCCTGTCGATTCCCATGTTCGCCTGGCGAAGAGCACCAAACAGGAAATTTTCAGAAGGGCTTATTCCTATACAGATGGGGTCGACCCCAAAACGGGATCCATTAATGCCGGCCTTTTCTTCGTCAGCTTCCAGCAAAACCCGGATAAACAGTTCATCCCCATGCTGAAGCTGATGAGTCAAAAAGATAAATTGAACGAGTATACAAAGCATGTTGGAAGTGCGATGTTTGCCTGCCCCGGAGGCATAAAAAAGGGGGGGTACGTCGGGCAGCGCCTTTTGGAAGGGACGCTGTTCTAA
- a CDS encoding GerAB/ArcD/ProY family transporter, which yields MNDKTITIFQVFSMMVLFLLGSTLVAGLGTENEGLAWLIILVTMMIGIAIYYGYTYLSVNHQSLDMSSLLCQGFGKWLGNTINIVYSLYFVYIASRVVKDFTYFISQTLFYNIPYWVISFTLVFLVWYACIKGIETIARSSEVLIFITFGLMFFVIIFSVSSSQISYMNLRPYFPNEWYTHLLQSIPAKITFPYGELVVFLWVFPYLNKPRSLYSKGVLAVLLAGGTIIILSEIIIAMLGQKMAAVYTYPLVKAIEMINFFNIIQHVEFLSVIAFLCVGFIKIAIFTFAAAKSTSMMFKKPMLKQSIHLYSLVIFFLTFMIARNLPEHNFIGLSIVPIYIHIPLQFGIPAILAMTLWVKKKRNGKKALNETF from the coding sequence ATGAATGATAAAACCATAACCATTTTCCAAGTTTTTTCCATGATGGTGCTGTTTCTCCTCGGAAGCACCCTTGTGGCCGGCTTGGGCACTGAGAATGAAGGCCTTGCGTGGCTGATAATTTTGGTTACAATGATGATTGGAATCGCAATTTATTACGGCTATACGTATTTAAGCGTAAACCATCAATCGCTGGATATGTCCAGCCTGCTTTGCCAGGGTTTCGGAAAATGGTTGGGGAACACAATAAACATTGTTTATTCCCTTTATTTTGTTTATATTGCCAGCAGGGTGGTGAAGGACTTCACTTATTTCATCAGCCAAACCCTTTTCTATAATATTCCTTATTGGGTGATCAGCTTTACTTTGGTTTTCCTTGTCTGGTATGCGTGCATCAAAGGAATCGAAACAATCGCTCGATCATCGGAAGTCTTGATCTTCATTACGTTCGGATTAATGTTCTTTGTCATCATATTCAGTGTTTCTTCGTCACAAATTTCATACATGAATTTAAGACCCTATTTCCCTAATGAATGGTATACTCACTTATTACAATCCATTCCAGCTAAGATCACATTCCCATATGGCGAATTGGTTGTCTTCCTTTGGGTATTCCCTTATTTAAATAAGCCGAGAAGCCTTTATTCAAAAGGGGTGCTTGCCGTATTGCTGGCTGGCGGGACAATCATTATCCTCAGTGAAATCATCATTGCGATGCTCGGCCAAAAAATGGCAGCCGTCTATACCTATCCACTCGTCAAGGCAATCGAAATGATCAATTTTTTCAATATCATCCAGCACGTAGAATTCCTATCGGTCATCGCCTTTTTATGTGTGGGATTCATTAAAATCGCCATATTCACCTTTGCTGCGGCAAAAAGCACATCCATGATGTTTAAGAAACCGATGCTTAAACAATCCATCCACTTATATTCTCTAGTCATTTTCTTCTTAACTTTTATGATCGCACGCAATCTTCCCGAGCATAACTTTATCGGGCTATCGATCGTTCCCATATACATTCATATACCCCTTCAATTTGGGATTCCAGCTATATTGGCCATGACCTTATGGGTGAAGAAAAAACGGAATGGAAAAAAGGCCTTAAACGAAACGTTTTAA
- a CDS encoding Ger(x)C family spore germination protein yields the protein MKSNGTGFKKRIIRYTWLSLLCIVITISLGKTLNGAPIKKIGIVSGIGIDLDGDQYNVTLQVISPALNGKTNTGSLPTTVYHESGKTILDGIRKIKRICSRRLFFDDTKLIIIQDEAVKKNKLPEIIHLLIREKNISSLLSIVITKDVKANVILRTFTPVQSINADRLLQMLETEQDIEGDIYIVHPNSIQNDLLDKKRELAIPYMTINGDPNEGTEQSNVESFEPPSLYEIRGMAYFKGTKLKGMLSPSESKMLVLLENKLNSSSYESKCNDGEGFVNMFINQSKTKLNASMKNGKPVLSANISIKGQILDSNCHQSFSGETIEKYNGMFSASIKKNVKKLIKKSQEEKSDFIGFGKALYIHEPSQWVKAKKHWNEIYPEARVYVNVHVNLTDAGDSYKLE from the coding sequence ATGAAAAGTAACGGAACTGGCTTTAAAAAAAGGATTATAAGGTATACATGGCTTTCATTGCTCTGCATCGTGATTACCATCTCTTTAGGGAAAACGCTCAATGGAGCACCAATTAAAAAGATTGGCATCGTTTCCGGCATTGGCATCGACCTTGATGGAGATCAATATAATGTGACACTTCAGGTGATTTCGCCTGCTCTAAATGGAAAAACCAATACAGGTTCGTTGCCGACGACTGTTTACCATGAATCCGGAAAAACCATTCTAGATGGAATAAGAAAGATTAAACGGATCTGTTCACGTCGACTTTTTTTTGATGATACAAAGTTGATCATCATTCAGGATGAAGCGGTGAAAAAAAACAAACTTCCAGAAATCATCCATCTCTTGATACGGGAAAAAAATATATCCTCCTTGCTTTCGATCGTCATTACCAAAGACGTAAAAGCAAATGTAATATTAAGGACCTTCACCCCTGTTCAAAGCATCAATGCAGATCGGCTTCTTCAAATGCTTGAAACAGAGCAGGATATCGAGGGAGATATTTATATCGTCCACCCAAACAGCATTCAAAATGATCTGTTGGACAAGAAACGTGAATTGGCCATTCCATATATGACCATAAATGGAGACCCCAACGAGGGTACCGAACAGTCCAATGTGGAATCTTTTGAACCTCCATCATTGTACGAGATCCGAGGCATGGCTTATTTTAAAGGCACAAAACTGAAAGGGATGTTATCTCCTTCTGAAAGTAAGATGCTCGTCCTTCTGGAAAATAAATTGAATAGTTCCAGCTATGAATCAAAATGCAATGATGGAGAGGGCTTTGTCAACATGTTCATCAACCAGTCAAAGACTAAATTAAATGCTTCCATGAAAAATGGAAAGCCAGTTCTCTCGGCAAACATTTCGATTAAAGGACAAATCTTGGACAGCAACTGCCATCAGTCATTTTCAGGTGAAACAATTGAAAAGTACAATGGAATGTTTTCAGCCTCAATAAAGAAAAACGTCAAGAAACTCATCAAGAAAAGCCAAGAGGAAAAAAGTGATTTTATTGGTTTCGGAAAAGCTCTTTATATTCATGAACCTTCACAATGGGTAAAAGCAAAAAAACATTGGAATGAAATCTACCCCGAAGCCCGAGTTTATGTAAATGTCCATGTCAATCTGACCGATGCCGGTGATTCCTATAAACTAGAATAA
- a CDS encoding spore germination protein, translating into MKNISEHEMIQNHIDINLDNIKKTLCNSSDIHVRKGVTADSIPFALMFIDEIVDSVRIEQLIIDPLLTISIQKKDTKDHYLVQIETSILKIKSVKSISNINVICEDLLDGKTIIFFEGFSTALSTGTSRWPEKSLEEPKAQRTLKGPNVGFNESLQSNIGLIRKTIKSPKLKIETKRFNETMDTEISLIYVEGIADEEIVKEVKNRLKKINIPMILDSNYLEETLTSESKSIFPLTLSTDRPDVVCAEIIGGKIAIIVDGTPFVITLPTVLMQLIQSPDDYYTTTKSILLRRVLRFFSFFLSIILPGLYIAFVVAQPGLLPTSLLVSMMAQRELVPFPTLVEVLIFSILILFITESSLRLPQGVVFTVSVFSAILLGQAAVEAQLVQPQTLVVLSASFIMRSIVPINSLRRVANALSFSFIAVAAFLGLYGVIIQCIFLVVHLVSLRSFGVPYLSPMAPFNLADQKDTLLRVPMEQIIDNKKKYTKEDPMNEK; encoded by the coding sequence ATGAAAAATATCAGTGAGCATGAAATGATTCAAAACCACATTGACATAAACCTAGACAACATAAAGAAAACACTATGCAATAGCTCAGATATACATGTACGGAAAGGAGTTACCGCTGATTCCATTCCGTTTGCCCTGATGTTCATTGATGAAATTGTCGATTCTGTAAGGATTGAGCAGTTAATCATCGATCCTCTCTTAACAATCTCGATACAAAAAAAGGACACTAAAGACCATTATTTAGTACAAATTGAAACAAGTATTTTAAAGATTAAATCAGTCAAATCTATTTCCAATATTAATGTCATCTGCGAGGATCTTTTAGATGGGAAAACGATCATTTTCTTCGAAGGTTTTTCAACTGCCCTTTCAACAGGAACATCACGCTGGCCGGAAAAAAGCCTTGAGGAGCCAAAAGCACAACGTACCCTTAAAGGTCCGAATGTAGGCTTTAATGAATCACTGCAATCCAATATTGGCCTGATCAGGAAAACCATTAAATCCCCAAAGCTAAAAATTGAAACGAAGCGATTCAACGAGACAATGGATACGGAAATCTCTCTCATTTACGTCGAAGGTATTGCTGATGAGGAAATCGTGAAGGAAGTCAAAAACAGATTAAAAAAAATCAATATCCCGATGATCCTCGATTCCAATTATCTCGAGGAAACGCTGACAAGTGAATCAAAATCCATCTTTCCTTTGACACTCTCAACCGACAGGCCTGATGTCGTTTGCGCTGAAATCATCGGCGGGAAGATTGCCATCATTGTGGATGGCACGCCATTCGTGATTACCCTGCCAACCGTGCTCATGCAACTAATCCAATCACCGGATGATTATTATACAACGACAAAATCCATCTTACTAAGGAGAGTATTACGATTTTTTTCATTTTTCCTTTCCATTATTCTACCGGGTCTATATATTGCCTTTGTGGTAGCTCAGCCTGGACTGCTACCGACTAGTTTATTGGTGAGCATGATGGCTCAAAGGGAATTGGTGCCGTTTCCGACATTGGTAGAAGTATTAATATTTTCGATCCTGATTTTATTCATTACAGAAAGTTCATTACGGCTGCCGCAAGGTGTGGTCTTCACTGTATCGGTTTTTTCGGCTATTTTGCTTGGCCAGGCAGCAGTGGAAGCACAGCTAGTCCAGCCTCAGACTTTGGTTGTTTTAAGTGCCTCCTTCATCATGAGAAGCATCGTCCCGATCAATTCCTTAAGAAGAGTGGCCAATGCATTGTCTTTTTCATTCATAGCCGTTGCTGCGTTTTTAGGTTTATACGGTGTCATCATCCAATGTATCTTCTTAGTCGTTCACCTTGTTTCATTGAGGTCTTTTGGAGTCCCTTATTTATCCCCGATGGCACCGTTTAATTTGGCCGATCAAAAAGATACATTACTCCGGGTCCCAATGGAACAAATCATAGATAATAAGAAAAAATATACGAAGGAAGATCCGATGAATGAAAAGTAA
- a CDS encoding DUF3231 family protein: MTEHIGLTSPEVTGLWGTYMQNSAMICFFQHFLQHMEDEEIKPIVEESLSNAKRSVQEIKALFEEESFPVPKGFSNNDVDLNAPRLYSDLFSLSFVYRLNQMTVNFYGTTLTKVARSDVVKLFQSYLQSSTATFVKSLNLMLSKGIYDRPPKMTYPDEVIMMKKQESLLETLFGEKRALNSAELGEIFYIIERNYIGLILLVGLIQVTKDQEVKSFFLKGKKLAEKQIDAFNGILRKEEAFGTLPISMEVTASMTAPFSERLMSFIIATTTGTGVYLIGYAISVSTRKDLTAHYLLLMSEVMAYGKEGMSLMIKRGWMEQLPQDINRKSLINKE, encoded by the coding sequence ATGACTGAACATATTGGATTGACCAGCCCTGAAGTGACGGGATTATGGGGTACATATATGCAGAATAGTGCGATGATCTGTTTTTTTCAGCACTTCCTCCAGCATATGGAGGATGAAGAAATAAAACCGATTGTTGAAGAATCGCTTTCTAATGCCAAGAGAAGTGTCCAGGAAATCAAAGCATTATTCGAAGAAGAAAGCTTCCCCGTGCCGAAAGGTTTTTCAAATAATGATGTGGATTTGAACGCGCCTCGGTTATATTCAGATCTATTCTCGTTGAGCTTTGTCTATCGGTTGAATCAAATGACCGTCAATTTTTACGGAACGACGTTGACAAAAGTGGCCCGTTCGGATGTAGTCAAACTGTTTCAGTCATATTTGCAATCATCGACAGCTACCTTTGTCAAATCACTCAATCTAATGCTGTCTAAAGGAATATACGATCGGCCGCCCAAAATGACATATCCTGATGAAGTCATCATGATGAAAAAGCAGGAATCCCTACTTGAAACCTTATTTGGAGAAAAAAGAGCGCTGAATTCGGCAGAACTTGGCGAGATTTTTTATATTATCGAAAGGAATTATATCGGCCTTATTTTATTGGTCGGTTTAATCCAAGTTACGAAAGACCAGGAAGTAAAGAGCTTTTTCCTTAAGGGCAAAAAGCTGGCAGAAAAACAGATTGATGCATTCAATGGAATTTTGAGGAAAGAAGAAGCATTCGGCACCCTCCCCATCAGCATGGAGGTCACTGCTTCCATGACAGCGCCTTTTTCAGAACGATTGATGTCCTTCATCATCGCCACTACGACAGGGACAGGGGTATATTTAATCGGCTATGCCATATCTGTTTCTACAAGAAAAGATCTAACGGCGCACTATTTGTTATTAATGAGCGAAGTCATGGCTTACGGCAAGGAAGGAATGAGCTTGATGATCAAAAGGGGATGGATGGAGCAGCTTCCACAGGATATTAATCGAAAGAGCCTGATTAATAAAGAATAA